A part of Paraliobacillus zengyii genomic DNA contains:
- the glp gene encoding gephyrin-like molybdotransferase Glp has product MESRNPIKVSIALNRIMSFMKKQGIMKQVPIEQSYQRFVAEDIVADHDVPPFNRSPYDGYAINASDTADASTGNSIEMKVIGEIGAGTVFTQSVESGQAVRIMTGAAIPIGCDAIIMLEHVTTNQTKDRVIISQKVNKDENVSFQGEDTKKGETLVRKGTYITPGVVALLATFGYKTVPVIIKPKVGIIATGSELLEIDQEMEPGKIRNSNTTMLEAQIKRAGGEPINLGQFSDDLALCFKQVKEGLGKVDFLLTTGGVSVGDYDYLPEIYQMLEAEVLFNKVSMRPGSVTTVAAVDGKLLFGLSGNPSSCFVGFEVFTKPVIRRFLHADNVYPKVVTVHLGIDFANPNKFDRFVRSKLMYKKGSISVVPSGLDKSNAVTSLAMADALTVLPGNEVGYKAGELVKALLLDDQEGTVDFLKDDEGDDYQ; this is encoded by the coding sequence TTGGAAAGCAGAAACCCGATAAAAGTATCTATTGCTTTAAATCGAATTATGTCTTTTATGAAAAAACAAGGAATTATGAAACAGGTTCCAATTGAACAAAGTTATCAGCGTTTTGTAGCAGAAGATATTGTAGCTGATCATGATGTACCACCATTTAATCGTTCCCCATATGATGGCTATGCTATCAATGCTTCAGATACGGCAGATGCATCGACAGGAAATTCTATTGAAATGAAAGTCATTGGTGAAATAGGCGCTGGTACTGTTTTTACTCAATCAGTTGAATCAGGGCAAGCAGTTAGAATTATGACGGGTGCAGCCATTCCAATAGGCTGTGATGCAATAATTATGTTAGAACATGTTACAACGAATCAAACAAAAGATCGCGTCATTATAAGTCAAAAGGTAAATAAAGATGAGAACGTCTCTTTTCAAGGAGAAGATACAAAAAAGGGAGAAACACTTGTAAGAAAAGGTACCTATATTACGCCGGGCGTTGTTGCCTTATTAGCTACTTTTGGTTATAAGACTGTCCCGGTAATTATCAAGCCCAAAGTTGGTATTATTGCAACAGGCAGTGAATTACTAGAGATAGATCAGGAAATGGAGCCAGGTAAGATTCGTAACAGTAATACTACTATGTTAGAAGCGCAAATAAAAAGAGCTGGTGGCGAGCCAATCAATCTAGGACAGTTTAGTGATGATTTAGCGCTTTGTTTTAAACAAGTAAAAGAGGGGCTTGGAAAAGTAGATTTCTTACTCACAACTGGTGGAGTATCGGTTGGTGATTATGATTATCTACCTGAAATATATCAGATGCTTGAAGCAGAAGTATTATTTAATAAAGTAAGTATGCGTCCTGGCAGTGTTACAACAGTTGCTGCAGTTGATGGCAAATTATTATTTGGCCTTTCGGGTAATCCATCCTCTTGTTTTGTTGGATTTGAAGTCTTTACCAAACCAGTAATTCGTCGTTTTTTACATGCTGACAATGTATATCCAAAGGTTGTTACTGTTCATTTAGGAATAGATTTTGCAAATCCAAATAAATTTGATCGATTTGTTCGTAGTAAATTAATGTATAAAAAAGGTTCTATTTCTGTGGTTCCTTCAGGTCTAGATAAATCAAATGCAGTAACGTCATTAGCAATGGCTGACGCACTTACGGTGTTACCTGGTAATGAAGTAGGCTATAAAGCAGGTGAACTAGTTAAGGCCTTACTATTAGATGATCAAGAAGGTACAGTTGACTTTTTAAAGGATGATGAAGGAGATGATTACCAATGA
- a CDS encoding MoeB/ThiF family adenylyltransferase: MDDRYSRQVLFRPIGMEGQEKINNKHILLVGCGALGSANAEALVRAGIGHLTIIDRDYVEFSNLQRQQLFTEEDARSSLPKVIAAKNKLTQINSTVHIDSHVMDATSNTLRPLLDNVDIVIDATDNFDTRFILNDLLQQLRIPWIFGACVGSTGMSFTVIPGETPCLNCLLPAIPLVGATCDAVGIIGPTVQMVVAHQTTEVLKLLVEDRETLRSNLVTFDLWHNQFQTIKMDRAKDPDCPTCGSNPSYPYLQYDKQTKTEILCGRDTVQIRNNREISLEDLAKHLEKVGDVSQNGFLLVLHYQSYRLVFFKDGRTFIHGTNSIELAKKIYYQLVG; the protein is encoded by the coding sequence GTGGATGATAGATACTCCAGGCAAGTCCTATTTCGGCCTATTGGTATGGAAGGTCAAGAAAAAATAAATAATAAACACATTTTATTAGTTGGTTGTGGTGCCCTAGGTTCTGCAAATGCAGAAGCTTTAGTACGTGCTGGAATAGGACATTTAACTATTATTGATCGTGACTATGTCGAATTTAGTAATTTGCAGCGCCAACAGTTATTTACAGAAGAAGATGCACGCTCCAGCTTGCCAAAAGTAATAGCTGCCAAAAATAAATTAACGCAAATCAATTCAACAGTTCATATTGACAGCCATGTGATGGATGCGACTAGCAATACATTACGCCCCTTATTGGATAATGTTGATATTGTTATTGATGCGACAGATAACTTCGATACCCGATTTATCTTAAATGATTTACTACAGCAGTTACGAATACCATGGATATTTGGAGCATGCGTTGGTAGTACGGGGATGAGCTTTACTGTTATTCCTGGAGAAACACCATGTTTAAACTGTTTATTACCTGCGATTCCACTTGTGGGTGCGACATGTGATGCGGTTGGCATAATTGGTCCTACTGTTCAAATGGTTGTTGCACATCAAACAACGGAAGTCTTGAAATTACTCGTCGAGGATAGAGAAACACTTCGATCTAATTTGGTTACATTTGATTTATGGCACAATCAATTCCAAACAATTAAAATGGATCGAGCTAAAGATCCAGATTGTCCTACTTGTGGGAGTAATCCAAGTTATCCCTATTTACAATATGACAAGCAAACAAAAACCGAAATATTATGTGGTCGTGACACCGTTCAAATTCGAAACAATCGGGAAATATCACTAGAAGATTTAGCGAAACATCTAGAAAAGGTTGGAGATGTTAGTCAAAATGGTTTTCTATTGGTTTTACACTATCAATCGTATCGTCTTGTCTTCTTTAAAGATGGTAGAACATTTATTCATGGTACAAATTCAATTGAGTTAGCAAAAAAGATTTATTACCAGTTAGTTGGTTAA
- the moaA gene encoding GTP 3',8-cyclase MoaA: MKIKQLEDKFGRPLQDLRISVTDRCNFRCSYCMPREIFGKDYVFMQKDQLLNFEEIERLARVFVQLGVKKIRLTGGEPLLRRDLPKLIKKLNAIDGLDDIGLTTNAVLLGKMAKDLKDAGLKRVNVSLDALNDEVFHSINDTAVPTKVVLKGIDKALEAGLGVKVNMVVKKGMNDQEIVPMAKYFKDKGITLRYIEFMDVGQSNGWDFSQVITKKELHDELSKYFELTPVDPDYLGEVAKRYKYAGTDSEVGFITSVSESFCSTCTRARLSADGKFFTCLFAVEGLDLKEIIRSNVTDQDLTEAIVPTWEKRTDRYSDERTEETVKNRKKIEMSYIGG; encoded by the coding sequence ATGAAAATCAAGCAATTAGAAGATAAATTTGGACGACCTCTGCAAGATTTGAGGATTTCAGTAACAGATCGTTGCAATTTTCGTTGCAGCTACTGTATGCCAAGAGAAATATTTGGAAAAGATTATGTCTTTATGCAAAAAGATCAACTTTTAAATTTTGAAGAAATAGAACGATTAGCACGCGTTTTTGTTCAATTAGGCGTTAAAAAAATACGATTAACTGGTGGAGAACCTCTATTGAGACGTGATCTACCGAAATTAATAAAAAAGTTAAATGCTATTGATGGGTTAGATGATATTGGTTTAACTACAAACGCCGTACTTTTAGGGAAGATGGCAAAAGATCTAAAAGATGCAGGATTAAAACGTGTAAATGTTAGTTTAGATGCTTTAAATGATGAGGTTTTTCATTCTATTAATGATACAGCTGTCCCTACTAAAGTAGTATTAAAAGGCATTGATAAGGCACTGGAAGCTGGTTTAGGTGTGAAAGTGAACATGGTTGTTAAAAAAGGAATGAACGACCAAGAAATTGTACCGATGGCAAAGTACTTTAAAGATAAGGGAATTACTTTACGCTATATTGAATTTATGGATGTAGGTCAATCAAATGGTTGGGATTTTAGTCAAGTAATTACTAAGAAAGAATTACATGATGAATTATCGAAATATTTCGAATTAACACCTGTTGATCCTGACTATTTAGGTGAGGTGGCTAAACGCTATAAATATGCTGGTACAGACAGTGAAGTCGGATTCATTACATCTGTTTCAGAATCTTTCTGCTCCACATGTACAAGGGCACGACTTTCTGCTGATGGAAAATTTTTCACCTGTTTATTTGCTGTTGAAGGTTTAGATTTAAAAGAGATTATTCGCTCTAATGTAACAGATCAAGATCTAACAGAAGCGATTGTTCCTACATGGGAAAAAAGAACAGATCGCTATTCAGATGAACGAACAGAAGAAACAGTTAAGAATCGCAAAAAAATTGAAATGTCCTATATAGGTGGTTGA
- a CDS encoding YutD family protein: MIEVAGQQYEVIEDVKEGFQQEAFEERYSEILTKYDFIVGDWGYEQLRLKGFYDDQNPKAAFDTKISTIDDYLYEYCNFGCAYFIAKRIVQ; encoded by the coding sequence ATGATTGAAGTAGCAGGACAACAATATGAAGTTATAGAAGATGTAAAAGAAGGTTTTCAGCAAGAGGCTTTCGAAGAACGTTACAGTGAAATTCTAACGAAATACGACTTTATAGTTGGTGATTGGGGTTATGAACAACTTCGATTAAAAGGATTTTATGATGATCAAAACCCAAAAGCTGCCTTTGATACAAAAATAAGTACGATTGATGATTACTTATACGAATATTGTAATTTTGGTTGTGCTTATTTTATTGCAAAACGCATTGTTCAGTAA
- a CDS encoding M23 family metallopeptidase, whose product MFKRVLVATFLLLSFSIPHTLATDATDQEEDNEKMALFKKTEALTQIPWYYLAAINQYEKNIEKETDPKKRIKIKFSEESWFGIANPSKDTNPSLINLFEGIGKDGNGDNQADRSNDEDVIYSMASMLAKEGNTKQDIKIALWNYYQRALTVQSIMQIASVYKTFETISLNDSDFPIPLQYNYSYRNTWGDARGFGGRRIHEGTDIFANYGTPVKATRYGVVEIMGWNKFGGWRVGIRDIYNNYHYYAHLNGFQDDLKVGDVVKPGDVIASVGATGYGPPGTSGKFPPHLHYGIYKDNGYSEWSFDPYPYLSRWEKEAKK is encoded by the coding sequence ATGTTTAAACGCGTATTAGTTGCCACTTTTCTACTACTATCTTTTTCGATCCCGCATACATTGGCAACGGATGCAACTGATCAAGAAGAGGATAACGAAAAAATGGCATTATTTAAAAAGACTGAAGCACTTACTCAGATCCCTTGGTATTACCTTGCAGCAATCAATCAATATGAAAAAAATATTGAGAAAGAAACGGATCCGAAAAAGCGCATTAAAATCAAGTTTTCTGAAGAAAGCTGGTTTGGCATTGCAAATCCAAGCAAAGATACAAATCCTAGTCTAATTAATCTATTTGAGGGTATTGGTAAAGATGGAAATGGAGATAATCAAGCAGACCGATCAAATGACGAAGACGTAATTTATTCAATGGCAAGTATGCTCGCAAAAGAAGGAAATACAAAGCAAGATATTAAGATTGCATTATGGAATTATTATCAACGGGCATTAACTGTTCAATCCATTATGCAAATAGCTTCTGTTTATAAAACATTTGAAACGATTAGTCTCAATGACAGCGATTTTCCTATTCCACTTCAATACAATTACAGTTATCGGAATACATGGGGAGATGCACGTGGATTTGGTGGTAGACGCATACATGAAGGAACAGATATCTTTGCAAATTACGGAACACCAGTCAAAGCAACAAGGTACGGTGTTGTTGAAATAATGGGTTGGAATAAATTCGGTGGATGGCGTGTAGGTATTCGTGACATTTATAATAACTACCATTACTATGCTCATTTAAATGGTTTTCAAGACGATTTAAAAGTTGGAGATGTAGTAAAACCAGGAGATGTGATTGCATCTGTTGGCGCAACAGGGTATGGTCCACCAGGAACATCTGGTAAGTTCCCCCCTCATCTTCATTATGGTATTTACAAAGATAATGGCTATAGTGAATGGTCTTTTGATCCCTATCCATACTTAAGTAGATGGGAAAAGGAAGCAAAAAAATAA
- a CDS encoding IS1182 family transposase has translation MFKDYNMNKVILPLDFEMKLQKNDIAYTIHDLVEQIPDKAFSVFLHETGCPAYHPRMMMKVILCAYTQSVFSGRKIESLLKDSVRMMWLAQGYEPSYRTINRFRVNEEVQELLRQCFVQFRCQLVKEELIDQEAIFIDGTKIEANANKFTFVWRKAIEKYSANLVEKSNQLYDELLANEIIPEIERESTEELSTKELEKVVEKLEKTVEGYDKQIEESKDASKRKQLRSARKTPKKYRKQFKDYVARKQKYEKDRLIFEARNSYSKTDHDATFMRMKDDYMNNGQLKAGYNVQIATEGQYTLAYDVFPNPTDVRTFTPFLDKIEESFFELPTYIVADAGYGSEQNYEDVRINRERIPLITYNMYRKEKTKKYKQDPFNTMNWAYDEASDSFRCPNDKKVAFQYLSNRTDKDNFTRSFKVYECEDCSDCPLRSHCTKAKEGKNRKIYYNEKWEQQKAYTKQQLSEKETGKIYGKRKIDVEPVFGFLKANLRFTRMSVRGKKKVENELGFAFMAVNLRKYTAKHAHGATNSENNPTKKDSDHLPKMIGIFFVILASYVPASYFFFISKP, from the coding sequence ATGTTTAAAGATTATAACATGAATAAAGTAATTTTGCCGTTAGATTTTGAAATGAAATTACAAAAAAATGATATTGCCTATACGATCCATGACTTAGTAGAACAAATACCTGATAAAGCATTTTCTGTTTTCTTACATGAAACAGGTTGTCCTGCTTATCATCCACGCATGATGATGAAGGTTATTTTATGTGCTTACACGCAATCTGTTTTCTCTGGAAGAAAAATTGAATCATTACTGAAAGATAGTGTACGTATGATGTGGTTAGCGCAAGGTTATGAGCCAAGCTATCGAACGATTAATCGTTTTCGAGTCAATGAAGAAGTACAAGAACTGTTACGCCAATGTTTTGTACAATTTCGATGCCAACTGGTGAAAGAAGAGCTGATTGACCAGGAAGCGATCTTTATTGATGGCACCAAAATAGAAGCAAATGCCAATAAATTTACGTTTGTTTGGCGAAAAGCGATTGAAAAATACAGTGCGAATTTGGTGGAGAAATCAAATCAACTGTACGATGAATTATTGGCAAACGAAATTATTCCAGAAATAGAACGCGAAAGTACGGAAGAACTATCCACTAAAGAACTCGAAAAAGTAGTTGAGAAACTAGAGAAGACCGTTGAAGGATACGACAAACAGATCGAAGAAAGTAAAGATGCCAGCAAACGGAAGCAGCTTCGCTCTGCAAGGAAAACACCAAAAAAATACCGCAAACAGTTTAAAGATTACGTAGCACGCAAACAAAAATACGAAAAGGATAGGCTTATATTTGAAGCGCGCAATAGTTATTCAAAGACAGACCATGATGCCACCTTTATGCGCATGAAAGACGATTATATGAATAATGGCCAATTAAAAGCAGGTTACAATGTACAAATTGCGACCGAAGGACAATATACACTCGCATATGACGTATTTCCCAATCCAACTGATGTACGCACATTCACTCCTTTTCTAGATAAAATCGAGGAAAGCTTCTTTGAACTTCCCACCTACATCGTAGCTGATGCAGGGTATGGAAGTGAACAGAATTATGAAGATGTCCGCATTAATCGGGAGCGCATCCCGCTGATTACATACAATATGTATCGAAAAGAGAAGACAAAGAAATATAAGCAAGACCCTTTTAACACAATGAACTGGGCGTATGATGAAGCGAGTGATTCTTTCCGTTGTCCAAATGATAAAAAAGTGGCTTTCCAGTATCTATCTAATCGAACAGATAAAGATAACTTCACCCGATCCTTTAAAGTCTATGAATGTGAAGACTGTTCGGATTGTCCGTTGCGTTCCCACTGTACAAAAGCAAAGGAAGGAAAGAATCGAAAAATTTATTATAATGAAAAATGGGAACAACAAAAAGCATACACAAAACAGCAGCTTTCAGAAAAAGAAACCGGTAAAATTTATGGCAAACGAAAAATAGATGTAGAACCAGTCTTCGGATTTTTGAAGGCTAATTTGCGTTTCACTCGTATGTCAGTAAGAGGCAAGAAGAAAGTGGAAAATGAATTAGGATTTGCATTCATGGCGGTGAACTTGAGAAAGTACACGGCTAAGCATGCGCATGGTGCAACAAATTCTGAAAATAATCCAACAAAAAAAGATTCCGACCATCTTCCTAAGATGATCGGAATCTTTTTCGTTATTTTGGCTAGTTATGTCCCAGCCTCTTACTTCTTTTTTATTTCGAAGCCCTAA
- a CDS encoding methionine/alanine import family NSS transporter small subunit translates to MSGAAITMFVIGVVIIWGGLAASIMHAVRASK, encoded by the coding sequence ATGTCTGGAGCTGCTATTACAATGTTTGTTATAGGTGTAGTCATTATTTGGGGAGGTTTAGCAGCAAGTATTATGCATGCTGTTAGGGCTTCGAAATAA
- a CDS encoding sodium-dependent transporter has product MENRSQWGTRIGFLLAAMGSAIGLGNIWRFPATAYENGGGAFFIPYLFALLTAGIPLLIMEYTIGHKYRSSSPRSFKRISKGMEWIGWWQIAISFIISTYYPIIVAWAIMYAYFSIGQSWGDDPTGFFVGDFLQVAEAGTFGSMVPAVLFPLIAVWAIVFLILGKGVKKGIEVANKIFIPLLAVTFIIIVIRAITLPGALDGLEAFFAPDWSMITNGSVWVAAYGQIFFSLSIAFAIMITYASYLPKKADITNNAFITGFANSSFELLAGIGVFAALGFMANETGQLVSDVATGGVGLAFMVFPEIISQMPASGFFGILFFGSLVLAGLSSLVSISETYIAGVQEKFNISRGLAVTIGGGLAAIISLFYANQGGLNLLDTVDYFINNYGVALAGLFEVVAIAWFARSLKDLQAYANDVSDIRLGAWWRFCLSVITPIVLGYMMLQNLQTDIKEAYGGYPIEFLFNFGWVVAIGAMFFGALMTTKKWPKE; this is encoded by the coding sequence TAGGCTTCCTACTTGCGGCAATGGGATCAGCAATTGGTTTAGGAAACATTTGGAGATTCCCTGCAACAGCATATGAAAATGGAGGAGGAGCCTTTTTTATACCATATTTATTCGCCTTATTAACAGCAGGTATTCCATTGTTAATTATGGAGTACACAATAGGCCATAAATATCGTAGTTCATCTCCACGTTCATTTAAACGAATCAGTAAAGGAATGGAATGGATAGGTTGGTGGCAAATTGCTATTTCATTCATTATCTCAACGTATTATCCAATTATTGTTGCGTGGGCAATCATGTATGCTTATTTTTCAATTGGACAAAGTTGGGGAGATGATCCTACAGGCTTTTTCGTAGGAGATTTTTTACAAGTAGCAGAGGCAGGTACTTTTGGTTCAATGGTACCAGCGGTTCTATTTCCATTAATTGCGGTTTGGGCAATTGTTTTTCTCATTCTTGGTAAGGGTGTTAAAAAGGGAATTGAAGTTGCAAATAAAATTTTCATTCCGTTATTAGCTGTTACTTTCATCATCATAGTTATTCGCGCTATTACATTACCAGGCGCTTTGGATGGTCTTGAAGCATTTTTCGCTCCAGATTGGTCAATGATTACCAATGGATCAGTATGGGTGGCGGCATATGGACAGATATTCTTCAGTTTATCAATTGCATTTGCAATTATGATCACATACGCTTCTTATTTACCGAAAAAAGCAGATATTACAAATAATGCATTTATTACTGGTTTTGCTAACTCATCATTTGAATTGTTAGCTGGTATTGGTGTTTTTGCGGCATTAGGTTTTATGGCAAATGAGACAGGTCAATTGGTTTCTGACGTTGCTACAGGTGGCGTTGGTCTTGCTTTTATGGTCTTTCCAGAAATCATTAGTCAAATGCCAGCATCCGGATTTTTCGGTATTTTATTCTTTGGTTCTTTAGTATTAGCGGGATTATCATCGCTCGTTTCTATTTCGGAGACATATATTGCAGGTGTCCAAGAAAAATTTAATATCTCACGTGGTTTAGCAGTAACAATTGGTGGGGGACTTGCAGCAATTATATCGTTATTCTACGCTAATCAAGGTGGTTTAAATCTTCTTGATACAGTGGATTACTTTATTAATAATTATGGAGTAGCGTTAGCTGGATTATTTGAAGTTGTTGCAATTGCTTGGTTTGCGCGTTCTCTGAAAGATTTACAAGCATATGCAAATGATGTATCAGATATAAGACTTGGAGCTTGGTGGAGATTTTGTCTAAGTGTCATTACGCCAATTGTACTTGGTTATATGATGTTACAAAACTTACAAACAGATATCAAAGAAGCTTATGGCGGATATCCAATCGAATTTTTATTTAACTTTGGTTGGGTAGTTGCGATTGGTGCCATGTTCTTTGGTGCATTAATGACAACCAAAAAGTGGCCGAAAGAATAG